Proteins co-encoded in one Nothobranchius furzeri strain GRZ-AD chromosome 4, NfurGRZ-RIMD1, whole genome shotgun sequence genomic window:
- the LOC129153628 gene encoding uncharacterized protein, with protein METGVGQDSTSVPRTTIAVQDPTSFPSTTMAAQAPTSVPSTSMAAQAPTSVPSTSMAAQAPTSVPRTTIAVQDPTSFPSTTMAAQAPTSVPSTSMAAQAPTSVPSTSMAAQAPTSVPSTSMAAQDPASVPSTSMAAQDPASVPSTSMAAQDPASVPSTSMAAQDPASVPSTSMAAQDPASVPSTSMAAQDPASVPSTSMAAQDPASVPSTSMAAQDPASVPSTSMAAQAPASVPSTSMAAQAPASFPSTSMAAQAPSSMAAQAPSSMAAQAPTSVASTSMAAQAPTTTLKLVHQTPPVSLVLSSMNLIIKSKDEYRIKWSC; from the coding sequence ATGGAGACTGGCGTTGGCCAAGATTCTACCAGCGTCCCCAGAACCACCATAGCAGTCCAGGACCCCACCAGCTTCCCCAGCACCACCATGGCGGCCCAGGCCCCCACCAGCGTCCCCAGCACCAGCATGGCGGCCCAGGCCCCCACCAGCGTCCCCAGCACCAGCATGGCGGCCCAGGCCCCCACCAGCGTCCCCAGAACCACCATAGCAGTCCAGGACCCCACCAGCTTCCCCAGCACCACCATGGCGGCCCAGGCCCCCACCAGCGTCCCCAGCACCAGCATGGCGGCCCAGGCCCCCACCAGCGTCCCCAGCACCAGCATGGCGGCCCAGGCCCCCACCAGCGTCCCCAGCACCAGCATGGCGGCCCAGGACCCCGCGAGCGTCCCCAGCACCAGCATGGCGGCCCAGGACCCCGCCAGCGTCCCCAGCACCAGCATGGCGGCCCAGGACCCCGCCAGCGTCCCCAGCACCAGCATGGCGGCCCAGGACCCCGCCAGCGTCCCCAGCACCAGCATGGCGGCCCAGGACCCCGCCAGCGTCCCCAGCACCAGCATGGCGGCCCAGGACCCCGCCAGCGTCCCCAGCACCAGCATGGCGGCCCAGGACCCCGCCAGCGTCCCCAGCACCAGCATGGCGGCCCAGGACCCCGCCAGCGTCCCCAGCACCAGCATGGCGGCCCAGGCCCCCGCCAGCGTTCCCAGCACCAGCATGGCGGCCCAGGCCCCCGCCAGCTTCCCCAGCACAAGCATGGCGGCCCAGGCCCCCTCAAGCATGGCGGCCCAGGCCCCCTCAAGCATGGCGGCCCAGGCCCCCACAAGCGTCGCCAGCACCAGCATGGCGGCCCAGGCCCCCACCACAACTCTAAAACTAGTCCATCAAACACCTCCAGTCAGCTTGGTGCTCTCCAGCATGAATCTGATAATCAAAAGCAAGGATGAGTACCGGATTAAATGGTCCTGTTGA